DNA sequence from the Candidatus Hydrogenedentota bacterium genome:
TAAGCGATTACGATTACGATTGCGAGGATGACTACGAGCACGATTACGAGGACGACTGCGAGCACGATTACGAGCACGATCACGAGCACGAGCACGAGAGGACGGCAGCACGCGCGCATTTGAAGTGTAGATCGATTGTGCGCCTGCGTATTGATGTAGTTGTTATAACCGGCTAGCGGGTGAGCAGGAGGGGGCAGGGGGCGTGGTCGAGTGTGTAGGCGGTTGTGCTGCCGCCGACAAGTTCGCGGAGGCGGTTGTGGCCGAACGCGCCCATGACGATGAGGTCTGCGTTTGTTTCGCCTGCATAGGCGACGATGCTTTCGCTGGGTTCGCCGTCGCGCACTTCGTAGTGCGTGGTGAGACCGTGCGGCTCGAGATAGGTGCGCGCTTCGGACACGACGTGTTCGGGATGGGCGCCGATCACGAGCACGTTGAGCGGCGCGGCCCACGTCGCGGCGTACTCGGCGGCGACGTGCAGCGCATGTTTCGCGTTCGGGGATCCGTCGTACGCGACGATGAAGCGGGACGCCTTGGGCGTGTCGTGCGCGGTTACGAGGACGGGCCTGCGCGAGCGGCGCACGACCGCTTCGGTGGTCGATCCGAGCAGACCTTCGAGCCATTCGCTGTGCTCGCCGCTGCGTCCCATGACGATGAGATCGCACAACTCGCTCTTTTCCGTAATGACGCGGGGAACGACGCCGGTCGAGCGTTCGCAGGCGCATGGCACGCCCGAATCGGAGCAGAGCTTTGTGACCACGTCGAGCGCGGCCTCGCCGCGTTGTTCGAGGATCATGCTGATATTGCCCTGATAATTCGCAAATGGGGCAGTGCCGAGTGAAGCCGAGACGTCGCGCAGGATGGGCCCTTCGAGCAGTTTGATATCGACAACGTAGAGTCCGTGAACGCTCGCGCCAAGGCGCTTGGCCACGCCCACGGCGTACCGCGCGCCGATTAGCGCCTGTTCGCTGCCGTCCGTTGGAACAAGTATGTGTTTAATCATTGGTATCCAGTTAGTTGGCACGGGTTGCGGCACATGCGCGACCCGCCCGGCTCGAGGCGAAGTATAGCCAACGCAGGTATCGCAAATACACTTGGCCGTGTACTGCGCAGCGTCCGGGCGCTTATACTCCGTTCGGGAATGTTTCAGAGCATTTCAAGGCCGGCTGCACCGCGTGCTCGTGCTCGTGAGTCGTCATCGTGGTCGCGGCTCGATCTTCGATAATCGATTACGAATGACGAGCAAGAGCACGAGCACGACTAGCCGGGAAGGTAGGGACATGCAGAGTGGATCGATTGTGGCGGCCGGATCATTCGGTGTAATTGCCATAGGGAGTCTGCGGGATGAACGTGAAGCGAATGCGGAGACCGATATTGAGGGTTATGTTATTCATCTTGTGTGCCGCCGTCCTTGCCGTTGCAGACGATAGTAGTAACGCGCTTAGTACGTTTCAGTTGGGTGCGCAATCCGGTGCGGCAGCGTACGACGAGGCGCTTGCCGTTTCGTGTTTGCAGGGGGTAATCAATCGCGATGCGCCGCGGCTGTTTGTGCTGTCCTCCGCGAATGCGCGTCCGAAGTATTGGCTCGACGTGATGTCCGAAGAGGGAAATTGGCTCGCCGCGCGGACGCAAACGCCGGCCGCCGATCTCGATGCGTTGCGCGACCTCGCGGGCGAGTGCGTGAAGGGCGCCGTGATCTGGGACCCGAATGTGCCCGCGACGGTGAACGTTGCGACGACGATTGCGGGGGTGAAGGACGCGGTGGCGTTGAGTCCGGAACTTGCCGATCAGGTGCTCGCGAAGTGGAACCTTCCGGTGCTCGACGATCTGCGGGGCAAGTTCGATGGGAGCGAGTCCGGCAGCGCGAAGAATGACGCGTACCGGTGGGCGATCCGCGAGTATCTGGCGAAGGGGTTGTGCTCGTCGAAACTGATTTGCCTGTTCGAGGACGCGGCCCAATGCCGGGACGCGGGGAACATCAGCTACGTCGTTACGCGGGACTGGGCGGTAAAACAACGCGCGTTCGTGTTCGACCTGTCGCCGTGGGGCGATGAAGTGCCGTGGGACGATCGGCAGCAGCCCCTGGGTACCGACATTGCGACGTACCGGATGGTGCTGGAAGAAACGTTGAAGCAGTCCGCCGGCAAGCACATGACGGAACTCACCGGGTTCTTCGCGTTTTGGAAGTACAGCAACGTCGGCGGCAACCCGAGCAAACATGAGCCGGTCCCGACGGAGTGGGAAACGGTGTGGCTCATATCGCCGTACAACTGCTACCAGAACACGATTTCGAGCGATTGTTACAACCAGTCGTTCCACAGTCAGGCGCCGGCCGCGCGATTGACGCAGCGCCGTCCGGCGCAATCGATGAAACTCGAAGCAAAGGCGTATGTGTGCATTCTGATGGCGGACTACGATTCGGCGACGCCGCTGTACGATTTTCTGCCGAATCACTGGGGCGATTCGGGGCGGGGGAGAATTCCGTTGGCGTGGGGGATCAATCCGAACCTTATCGAGACGTATCCGGATGTGATCGCGCACTTCTACGCGACCGCGACCGATAACGATTTTTTTACCGCGGACGCGAGTGCGGCGGGCTATTTCAATCCGAACCGTATCGAAGCGCAATATCTTCCGCTGATGGTGGAACACAACAAGCGGTTTTTCGATCGCGCCGATATGTCGATTGCGCCGATGGTGCTCGATTGGGCCGAGCCGACCGCGGCGGTTAAGGACGCGTTCGCGCAGTTTGCGCCGGATGGATTCGCCACGATCGTCATGGATATGCATGGGAACGGGGGAACAGTCCCGAAGCCGCACGTGTGGAAGGGCATGCCCGTGACCGAACTCATCAACAACACGTGCAATTTCTCGAATCCCAAACAAACGGCGAATGCGATGTACGGGGCGATCAAGGACCGGGGCGTGGAGGCGCCCGGGTTCTATTTCTTTCGGATTGTGTGGACGCCACCCTCGAAGGTGATTGAGTCGCTCGATGTGTTTCGGGCGGACCACCCGGAAGTGCCGATCAAGGTGGTCGATCCGTTCACATTTTTCGCATTATTTCGGGAAAAGTACAATTCAAAACCGGAATAGCGGGTAGAGAGTTCGCTGGAAGTGGTTGATTTTGCTTGCCTTACGGGCGGTTTTGTGGCAGAATCGTACTGTCTCCTAAACGGCCGTCCGGTGCGGTGGATGTCCAGTAGGTAGAAGTAGCCAATTCGCGGGGGCGCGAAGGTGCGTCGTGCGTCCGAAACCTGCCAGATTCCTCTTGGGCCAGTTCCTGCCTTTTAACGCCACGCCCTTGGGAGTGCGCGCAACATGATTGAGAAGCCCATCGAGTGGCGTCGTTTTGAACGAGTGGAGTTGGAGGGAGACGTTGCGCGGACTGCGCCGCGTGGCCCGGTCATACCAGCCGTGCCCAATCCGCCATCGCTCCTGCAAGAATTCGAGCGCGTGCTGCGCGAGAACGAGCGGTTGCGTTTGGAAGTCGCGACGCTTCGCGCGGAGGCAGACAGAAATGGTGTTGGAACAGAAAAGTTTCGTAAGGAGTTAAGGTCTGCCAGTGTCGAGCTGGCAATGATCGAAGGGCCTGCCCCGAGCGCGGGTTCGGCTCCATCGGTTGAGCCTGTCTCGCCTGAACCGGCGGCTGAAGCCATCGGCGAATCGCCGAGTCCGGTTGCCGCGGTGGTCGCCGAGTACATTTTCGGTCAGCCGACCGAGGGGAATATACGGCTTGTGGAAGACGCGCTGCGCGGGCGGGGCCTCTTGGGCAAGGAAGGCGGGGCGTAAAGCCAGCGCACGAGCATTTGCCTCTTCGACAGGCGCTCGCGAATCGCGGGCGCCTGCATTATTTTTCCAGCATGCCCTTCGTGGAGGGCACGCCGGTGACACGCGGGTCGAGTTGGGTCGCGCGGTCGAGAGCGCGGGCGAAGGCCTTGAAGATGCCTTCGATACAGTGGTGCAGGTTTGAGCCGTAGCGCAGGACGATGTGGAGCGTCGTGCGGCTGTTCACTGCGAAGGCGCGGAAGAACTCTTCGGTGAGCTCGGAATCGAACTCGCCGACTTTGCCGCGGGGCAGGTCCGCTTCGAAGACGAGGAAGGGGCGTCCGCTGAAATCGATGGCGACCTCGACGAGGGCTTCGTCCATGGGGACAACGGCGTGGCCGAAGCGGGCGATGCCTTTCATGTCGCCGAGCGCTTGGGCAAAGGCTTTTCCGAGACAAATTCCGACGTCTTCGACGGTGTGGTGCGCGTCGATTTCGAGATCGCCTTTTGCGTTGACGGTGAGATCGAAGAGGCCGTGTTTGGCGATGTGCGTGAGCATGTGGTCGAAGAAACCGATGCCGGTGGTGGCGTCTATGGCGCCGGCGCCGTCGATGGCGACGGAGAGATTGATCTTGGTTTCTTTGGTTTCGCGGGATATTTGAGCGGTGCGTGGCATTTAGCGATTTGACCTGTCGATTACGATTACGAGCACGATTACGAGCACGAGCACGAAAGCGCGCCGCAAAGAAAACTGTATGTGCTATCGCCCCATGGTCAGGCGTTCCGCGAGGAAGGGGGGAAGGCCCGCGTCGCGGATACGTCCGGCTGCGGCGGACACATCGTATTCGGCGCGGACGAGTTCGTACTCGTTTTTCTCCGAATCGAAGAGGCCAAAGGCCGCTCGGGAGTCCCCGTCACGGGGTTGGCCGACCGAGCCCGGGTTGATGAAGAACGTCTTGCCGTTGCCGAGTTGAAACTTCGAGTCGTCGTCCACGCTGTATAAACCGTCCGCCGAGAATATCCCCGGGCTATGCGTATGCCCGAAGAAGCAGAGGCGGTAGTTCTGGTCTGTGACGTATTGGAGATGCGGCAACACGTCTTCCCATGTGAACAGATAGCAGTCTCGGTCCGTGGGGGAGCCGTGGGCGGCGAGAAAGTGGGGGAACTGCATGTTGTCGGGAAGTTTTCGGAGCCATTCGAGGTTGGTGGGCGAGAGGTGCTCGCGTGTCCACAGCGCGGCCTGAAGCGCGACGGGATTGAATCCCCACGGTTCCTCGATGCCGCAGGCGACGGCGTCGTGGTTGCCGCAGATGGTGGGCATACCGCTCTCTCGGACGATGTCGGAGCATTCGTTCGGGCTGGCGTTGTAGCCGACCACGTCTCCGAGGCAGACGACCTGGTCGATGGAGAGTGACTTGATACGCTCCAGAACGGCCTGCAGGGCCTCGAGGTTGGCGTGGATGTCCGAGATTATCGCGTATCGCAAACGAGGAACCTTGCGTTTTGGGCTGATTCACCGGAGCGGGCCGCCCTTAATGGATCCCTCGCTTCCGGCCCGCTCGGCGGGTATTTTGCATGGTTTGGCGGGAGGGGTCAAGCCGATGACGGGAGGGAGGTATGGGACGGATGGGAATTTTGGACCGAGCACGGCTGTGGGCCGAAGCCGGAGGGGGGAGAGGGCCGGCGCTACACGCGCGGGATCGAGCGCATGTACCCGGAGATCAGCACGATGACGACAGCGAGTGCGACAAGCAGGCCTTGCCAGAGTTTAGCGTTGGCGCGGAGTTTTTCGGACCACGGCTTGAGCGAGGCGAGCGCGATCGCAAGGGCGAAGACAACGAGCGCGAGTAGAAACTTGATTCCGAAGAGCATGTGATAAATCGACTGCCCCTTGTGCGCGGGCGCCTGGATGACGAGGTAGTTGTAGAACCCGCTAATCAGAAAAAGCAGGATGCACGTGTGGATGAACTTCATCCAGCGCCGCGTGACGGCCGCGCGCAATTCCGCGCGGGTCTTGTCGTCGAGCGTCTGTTGCGCGCTGGGCATCAGCACGAACCGCACGAAAACCGCGCCGCCCACTGCGACAATTGCCGCGAGAATGTGCGCCCACCGCATGATAAGGGGAAGGACCAAATCGGACATGACCGCGACTCCTTCAAAAGACCGATGGCACACAGTGTACCGATCCGGACACCGGCACCGCACCTTTTTTGACTTGTGCCGTCCACTTGTGAGATATCGGCAGCTTATCCGCATCCGTGCGGCGTGGGGTAGAGGGAAACGTCCATGAGCAAACCGGTTTCACGCAGGGATTTCATCAAACGCGCGGCCGCGGCGTCCGTTGCCGCTCCGCTCATTGCGCCACGTCTCAGCCTGGCGCAGCCGCCCTCCGGCAAGCTGCAACACGCCGCCGTCGGCGTCGGCGCGCAGGGCGGCTACGGGCTGAAGGAAATCTTCAGCAGCGGCAAGGTGGACGTGGTCGCGCTGTGCGACGTGGACGCGAAGAACCTCGAAGGCGCATCGAAGCTGTATCCCGGTGCGCGCCTGTACCGCGATTGGCGCGAGATGCTCGAGAAGGAAGAGAACAACATCGACTCCGTTAATGTCGGCATTCCGGATCACATGCACGCGCCGGTATCGATGACGGCAATCCGCAAGGGCAAGCACGTGTTCTGCGAGAAACCGCTGACGCACGAGGTGTATGAGGCCCGCCAGCTCACACTCGCCGCGCGCGAGTTCGGCGTCAAAACGCAGATGGGCAACCAGATTCACTCGCACGAGTTTTACCGCACGGCAGTGCACTGGATGAAAGAAGGCGCCATCGGCAAAGTCCAGGAGTGGTACTCGTGGACCGGCGCGCTCTTCCTGACCGGCGACAAGAAGCGCCCCGAACCCGCTCCAGTGCCCGACCATCTCGATTGGGACCTGTGGCTGGGCACCGCGCCGGAGCGTCCGTACGCACCGGAGGTGTATCACCCGTTCTGGTGGCGGCGCTGGCGCGATTTCGGAAACGGCGCGACGGGCGATTTCGGCTGTCACATTTTCGACACCGTGTTCACCGCGCTCGACATTGGCGCGCCCTTGACCGTCTGCGCGCAGGTCGAAAGCGTGGACGGCGACCAGTGGCCGGAATGGACGATATCGCGCTACGTGTTTCCCGGCGTCCCGATGAGCGCGGGAAAAACGATTACTGCGACGTGGCTGGACGGAGGCAAGCGGCCGTCGTGGACCGTGTCGCGACATTTGACAAAAGATTTTGCGATGCCGTCGAGCGGATCGGTCGTCATCGGCGAAGAAGGCACACTCGTCATTCCGCACGTGGGCGAGCCGTCGCTGCACCCCATCCACAAGTACAAGGACTATCCGAAGCCAAAGCTCGAGCCAATCAATCACTACCACCAGTTTGTCGAAGCCGCGCTCGGAAACGGCGTCGCCGGATCGCACTTTGACTACGCGGGCCCGCTCACCGAAGCGGTGCTACTTACCACAGTCGCGGACCGATTCCCCGGTCAAACGCTCGAGTGGGATGCGCGGAAGATGCGCTTCGCGAATTCGCGGGAAGCGAACAAATTTCTGCGCCGCAAATACCGCGATGGTTGGCAGGTGAAAGGACTCTAAATCAACGCCACGCCGTAATATTCGTTGAAAAATTCGGGCCCCTCCGCTATCCTACTGTCGCCCTCTCGGGCTGGGGGACTGTTTTTTTGAAGCAGTTGCGGTTTGGGCCGCAGTCCCAAAGAGGAGAACCGACCTATGGCGAAGCGAACGAGCAAGAATCCGGTACAAGAGATGTTGGGCATGGCGGGCGATTTTGTCGTCAAGCAAAAAGGCAAATGGGAACACAAAGATTGGGAAGCGTTTGTCGAGAAAGTGCAGAAGGCCGGCGTCGATCTGTCCGATGAACTGAAGAAGAGCCTTGGCCATATTCTTGAAGCGACCAAACGTTTTTACGGTGATGTATCGAGCATTCCCGACAAGAAGCCCGCAAAGAAGGCCAAGCCAAGCGCCAAGGCCAAATCGAAATCGAAAGCGAAGGCCAAGTCCAAAGCCTGATTCTCTTTTGGTGCTCACGAGTCCGTTTGCCCGCCGGTTGTGTGGCAGCACATCCGGCGTGGCGTATACGTTTGCCATGATGTAAAGGAAAGTTGATGTTTCGTCTGGGCATTGTGGGTTCCGATAACAGTCACGCCGAGGCGTTTTCGCGGCTGACCAACCTCGAGGGCGAGAACCGGATTCCCGATGTGCTGGTCACGCACATCTACGGCACGGACGAGGCCCGCACAAAGGAAGTCGCCACCAACTGCGAGATTCCAAACATCGTCACGCGCACGGAGGACATGATCGGTCAGGTAGACGGCATTCTGTGTGTATGGCGACACGCCAGCAAACACAAGAACGATTCGTTGCCGTTCATCAAGGCGGGAATTCCCGCGTTCGTAGACAAACCACTCGCGCATACGGTGGCGGACGCGCGCGAACTGATCGACACTGCCGAGCAGGCCAAGGTCGGTTTCACGTCATTTTCGACGTTGCGGTTTTGCGTGCCGACCGTGCAATGGCTTGCTTCGTTGAAAGATTCGATCGATGTACCTGTTTCCGGCGTCAGCACTGGGCCCGCGGAAGTGGACAGCGAATACGACGGGCTGTGCTTCTACGGCGTACATACGGTCGAGCTCATGCACGCCGCGTTTGGTTACGGTGTGACGAGCGTCACGGCGAGCGAGCACAACAAGTACATCATGGCGGTCTGCAAATACGCGACCGGCCCGATCGTGGCCTTGAATTTTCAGTACAACGAACCATACGTCTTCCATATATCCGCGTTTGGGAAGAAGGGATTTTCCGATCACAAAGTTGATTCGGGGACCAGTTACGTCGAAGGCATGAAAGTCATCATGGAAATGATGCGCACGGGAAAGTGGCCGCTGACGCCACAGCAACTGATCGAACCCGTCCAGGTCCTCGCCGCCATAACGAAATCGCTCGCGGAAAAACGCGAAGTCGCGTTGTCGGAAGTGTAATTACTACTGCGCGGCGCTCGTCTGCCATCCCTCGCTCCACAAGGGACTGTCCCCGATTTCAGTCTCGAGGATCCGAAGCGTACTGTTAGGCCGATGTCCGAAATCGGGGACTGTCCCTGATCCGTCTACGGCGCAGCAGCCGTCTGCCACCCCTCGCACTGCATGATGAAATACTGATCCAGCTTGTCGGTCCAGTTCTTTGTCGCCTGCGGAGAACGCGATGAGATGTCCCGCATCGGCGCTCCGGCCCGTACGTTTGTCAGGTCGTACAACGCCGCCGCCGCGGGCGGGCCCACGGCCCTCATGGTGAACGGCTCGCGCTGCGTCGACCAGACCAAACGCAATTTCGCGTTACGAATGCTGAGCATCAACGGATTGCCGACCATCGAGATGGGTTCACGCGATACCGGCGCGTTGATCAAGTCCGCTGTGCTTGCGTAGGGACCCAGCGTTACGTGCATCATCCTGGCCAGGGTGGATGCGACATCCTCGAGCCCTGTCAGTTCGCTGCGTTTTGCCGCGGTCACGCCAGGCGCGGACAGCACGAATGGCACGCGCAAGCTCCAATCGGCCAACACGGTGTCGTCGGGCAGGTAACTCCCGCGCGTCGATGTCACCACGATACAGGTCTTGGCTCCCTGCGCATTTCTCACGTGCCCGATGAACTGCCCAACTTCGCGATCGAGATATTGGACCGCGGCGTTGTACAGCGCGCTTGGCGTCGCGCTGGCCAAATCGGGAAGGAGGGAGCGGGCGTGAAGTTCTCTCGAGCGCGGATTGCGCAGGTCGGTCAGGCGGACGAGCAGGAAGTAATTTGTGTCTTTGTGCGCGTCAAACCAACGGCGCGCTTTGCTCAACGTTTCACTCGAACCCATGGCGGGACCGGGCGCGTTCGGATCGAGTTGCACACTCGCAGCGGGCGGTTCCGCGATGTAACCGTCGTCGAATGTGTCAAACCCGCGCTCGAAACCCCGTCCGTGCACGAGATCGCCCCAGCCCTCCCCTTCGGTGAACGCTGCTGTTGCGTACCGCTCGCCGCGCAACGCTTCCGAAATGGTCTTGAGTTCCTTTGGCAGCGGGCCTGCGCGGTCGCCCAGATAACCGTGCCGCAGCGGTGAAACGCCGGTAAGCAGCGTCATGCACGATGCCGCGGCCTCCGGCGCCGGCGCATAGGTGAGCGGATACGTCAGCGCCGCCGCTCCAATACGTTCGAGATTCGGCGTCGTTCCCTTTGCCGAACCCATGCTCGACACGCGATCGGCGCCAAGTCCGTCAACAACGATCAGGACCAGGCTGGGATTCGATTCATTGCCCTGCATTCTGCGAACGTGCGGCCCGTCGATCAGGAGCGTTCGGTCCGATGTGAGGACTGGCAGAACACCGACTGCTTTGCGCCACTTCGATTCCTTCTCCGTGGACCAGCGCACGACGCACGTGGTCATCTTGCGGGGAACATCTTCGGCAGGGATTTGGAGGTAAGACCACTCGCCGGCCGCCAAATCAATCGAACCCGAAAACTGCGTCGTGGTATCGCCGCGCATCTCAATCGTGAGGTAGGCGACTTCCAACGCGTCTTCAAGCGCGGTTTCGGGCGGGTTCGCGCAGCCGATCATGAGGCATTCGCCGATCGACGCGGTCGCGTTGGTGGTCAGCACGGAGCCTTCGGGTAGTGCGCGCGCACTCGCGTACGCGGTACCGACGCGGTAGGTCTGCACTTCCTCCGGCGCTTTCGGCCGCGCCTTCTCGACGCTGCCGGCCCAAACCTCGAACATGATAAAACCGGCTAACAGCAAGGGCATACCGCTCGCCATCCACGCGACGTTCCACGCGCGCGGACCGGATTCGCTGCGCAGAATCGCATAGAAGCCGACCAGTTTTAGCGTCGCGTGAATCCCGGCGAATGCGGCAAAATAGATGAGCGACTCGAAGTCGTTGAGCGCCGGGTGCGGCCAATTTACGTCGAATCGGGCGAGGTAGGGCAGGAAGGCGGCGACCGCCCCGTGCGAGAGGCATTCGCCCAACAGCGGCCAATTGGTTTTCGTGGGCCAGGTGAAGCGCACGAGCCCGACGTAGAGCAATTGAAGTCCGGCATATGTGGCCGCAACGCCGCAGGCCACCATCAACCCCGGCGTCAGTCCCGGCACGTAACCCTGTTCGCCCAAGGCCTGCCGCGCAAATAAACCGGTAACGCCCGACGAGATTCCAAGCGTGATTGCGTAAACGAAGATCATCGTTCCCTCAAACGAGTGAGTGTACGCAGTCCGGCGCCCCGTTCACAATCGGTCGGGTGCAATGGATGTCTTGGATGCTACCTGGCTTCTGGCGCCCGAAGTCGTTTCCACTGCGTCTTAACCAAGCAACTCCCGCTCGGCATATTCCACGGCATTGCGAAAGACACGCA
Encoded proteins:
- a CDS encoding universal stress protein, coding for MIKHILVPTDGSEQALIGARYAVGVAKRLGASVHGLYVVDIKLLEGPILRDVSASLGTAPFANYQGNISMILEQRGEAALDVVTKLCSDSGVPCACERSTGVVPRVITEKSELCDLIVMGRSGEHSEWLEGLLGSTTEAVVRRSRRPVLVTAHDTPKASRFIVAYDGSPNAKHALHVAAEYAATWAAPLNVLVIGAHPEHVVSEARTYLEPHGLTTHYEVRDGEPSESIVAYAGETNADLIVMGAFGHNRLRELVGGSTTAYTLDHAPCPLLLTR
- the hisB gene encoding imidazoleglycerol-phosphate dehydratase HisB; the protein is MPRTAQISRETKETKINLSVAIDGAGAIDATTGIGFFDHMLTHIAKHGLFDLTVNAKGDLEIDAHHTVEDVGICLGKAFAQALGDMKGIARFGHAVVPMDEALVEVAIDFSGRPFLVFEADLPRGKVGEFDSELTEEFFRAFAVNSRTTLHIVLRYGSNLHHCIEGIFKAFARALDRATQLDPRVTGVPSTKGMLEK
- a CDS encoding metallophosphoesterase family protein, translated to MRYAIISDIHANLEALQAVLERIKSLSIDQVVCLGDVVGYNASPNECSDIVRESGMPTICGNHDAVACGIEEPWGFNPVALQAALWTREHLSPTNLEWLRKLPDNMQFPHFLAAHGSPTDRDCYLFTWEDVLPHLQYVTDQNYRLCFFGHTHSPGIFSADGLYSVDDDSKFQLGNGKTFFINPGSVGQPRDGDSRAAFGLFDSEKNEYELVRAEYDVSAAAGRIRDAGLPPFLAERLTMGR
- a CDS encoding Gfo/Idh/MocA family oxidoreductase codes for the protein MSKPVSRRDFIKRAAAASVAAPLIAPRLSLAQPPSGKLQHAAVGVGAQGGYGLKEIFSSGKVDVVALCDVDAKNLEGASKLYPGARLYRDWREMLEKEENNIDSVNVGIPDHMHAPVSMTAIRKGKHVFCEKPLTHEVYEARQLTLAAREFGVKTQMGNQIHSHEFYRTAVHWMKEGAIGKVQEWYSWTGALFLTGDKKRPEPAPVPDHLDWDLWLGTAPERPYAPEVYHPFWWRRWRDFGNGATGDFGCHIFDTVFTALDIGAPLTVCAQVESVDGDQWPEWTISRYVFPGVPMSAGKTITATWLDGGKRPSWTVSRHLTKDFAMPSSGSVVIGEEGTLVIPHVGEPSLHPIHKYKDYPKPKLEPINHYHQFVEAALGNGVAGSHFDYAGPLTEAVLLTTVADRFPGQTLEWDARKMRFANSREANKFLRRKYRDGWQVKGL
- a CDS encoding Gfo/Idh/MocA family oxidoreductase, whose amino-acid sequence is MFRLGIVGSDNSHAEAFSRLTNLEGENRIPDVLVTHIYGTDEARTKEVATNCEIPNIVTRTEDMIGQVDGILCVWRHASKHKNDSLPFIKAGIPAFVDKPLAHTVADARELIDTAEQAKVGFTSFSTLRFCVPTVQWLASLKDSIDVPVSGVSTGPAEVDSEYDGLCFYGVHTVELMHAAFGYGVTSVTASEHNKYIMAVCKYATGPIVALNFQYNEPYVFHISAFGKKGFSDHKVDSGTSYVEGMKVIMEMMRTGKWPLTPQQLIEPVQVLAAITKSLAEKREVALSEV
- a CDS encoding sulfatase-like hydrolase/transferase; amino-acid sequence: MIFVYAITLGISSGVTGLFARQALGEQGYVPGLTPGLMVACGVAATYAGLQLLYVGLVRFTWPTKTNWPLLGECLSHGAVAAFLPYLARFDVNWPHPALNDFESLIYFAAFAGIHATLKLVGFYAILRSESGPRAWNVAWMASGMPLLLAGFIMFEVWAGSVEKARPKAPEEVQTYRVGTAYASARALPEGSVLTTNATASIGECLMIGCANPPETALEDALEVAYLTIEMRGDTTTQFSGSIDLAAGEWSYLQIPAEDVPRKMTTCVVRWSTEKESKWRKAVGVLPVLTSDRTLLIDGPHVRRMQGNESNPSLVLIVVDGLGADRVSSMGSAKGTTPNLERIGAAALTYPLTYAPAPEAAASCMTLLTGVSPLRHGYLGDRAGPLPKELKTISEALRGERYATAAFTEGEGWGDLVHGRGFERGFDTFDDGYIAEPPAASVQLDPNAPGPAMGSSETLSKARRWFDAHKDTNYFLLVRLTDLRNPRSRELHARSLLPDLASATPSALYNAAVQYLDREVGQFIGHVRNAQGAKTCIVVTSTRGSYLPDDTVLADWSLRVPFVLSAPGVTAAKRSELTGLEDVASTLARMMHVTLGPYASTADLINAPVSREPISMVGNPLMLSIRNAKLRLVWSTQREPFTMRAVGPPAAAALYDLTNVRAGAPMRDISSRSPQATKNWTDKLDQYFIMQCEGWQTAAAP